In the Pseudomonas sp. DTU_2021_1001937_2_SI_NGA_ILE_001 genome, one interval contains:
- a CDS encoding aldose 1-epimerase family protein, translating into MTPIKFFVALGALSAASHAMAWDYVLLDTDKAAQPWQITSEQLGVKTDKPFSVTLRTLHGGRQEGVSIVDIDNGTLKLSVVPTRGMNVLQASVGDVRMGWDSPVKEVVNPAFIELNGRGGLGWLEGFNELVTRCGYEWVGHPGMDNGELLTLHGRAANIPASKVTLHIDEKPPYAITLRGELKEQAFKKVDFSVATELVTEPGSVTFALNDTLTNNGDYPKEYQALYHSNFSTPFLEQGARFAAPVKQVSPFNDKAKGDLADWQTYRAPTKDYDETVYNVVPYADAKGDTLTVLHNKAGSLGVSVGFNTQTLPVFSLWKNTDTQGQGYVTGLEPGTSFSYNRRYQRPLNLVPTIAPKEHKQFRIQYSLLADKPAVDKALKQVSEIQGGRETEVRQTPLVDLSKE; encoded by the coding sequence ATGACCCCTATTAAGTTTTTCGTTGCACTCGGCGCACTGTCCGCTGCCTCCCACGCCATGGCCTGGGATTACGTTCTGCTCGACACCGACAAGGCCGCCCAGCCGTGGCAGATCACCAGCGAACAACTCGGCGTGAAAACCGACAAACCCTTCAGTGTCACCCTGCGCACCCTGCACGGCGGGCGGCAGGAAGGCGTCAGCATCGTCGACATCGACAACGGCACCCTGAAGCTTTCCGTGGTGCCGACGCGCGGCATGAACGTCTTGCAGGCTTCGGTTGGCGATGTGCGTATGGGCTGGGATTCGCCGGTCAAGGAAGTGGTCAACCCGGCCTTCATCGAACTCAATGGCCGCGGTGGCCTGGGCTGGCTGGAAGGCTTCAACGAGCTGGTCACCCGCTGTGGCTACGAATGGGTCGGCCACCCCGGCATGGACAATGGCGAACTGCTGACCCTGCATGGCCGGGCCGCGAACATTCCAGCCAGCAAGGTCACCCTGCACATCGATGAAAAACCGCCCTACGCCATCACCCTGCGTGGAGAGCTGAAAGAGCAGGCCTTCAAGAAGGTCGACTTCTCCGTCGCCACCGAGCTGGTCACCGAGCCCGGCAGCGTGACCTTCGCCCTCAACGACACCCTGACCAACAACGGCGATTATCCGAAGGAATACCAGGCGCTGTATCACAGCAACTTCAGCACGCCGTTCCTGGAGCAAGGCGCGCGGTTCGCCGCACCGGTGAAACAGGTGTCGCCGTTCAACGACAAGGCCAAGGGCGACCTGGCCGATTGGCAAACCTATCGCGCGCCCACCAAGGACTACGACGAAACGGTCTACAACGTGGTGCCCTACGCCGACGCCAAGGGCGACACCCTGACCGTACTGCACAACAAGGCCGGCAGCCTGGGCGTCTCGGTCGGTTTCAACACCCAGACCCTGCCGGTGTTCTCGCTGTGGAAAAACACCGACACCCAGGGCCAGGGCTACGTCACCGGGCTGGAGCCTGGCACCAGCTTCTCCTACAACCGTCGTTACCAGCGCCCGCTGAACCTGGTGCCGACCATCGCGCCGAAGGAACACAAGCAGTTCCGCATCCAGTACAGCCTGTTGGCTGACAAGCCGGCGGTGGACAAGGCCCTGAAGCAGGTGAGCGAGATTCAGGGCGGGCGGGAAACCGAAGTGCGGCAGACGCCGCTGGTCGATCTGAGCAAGGAATGA
- a CDS encoding HPP family protein, which yields MPKTPSSESRLRARLFAFLRAFWPAPHAIDSLERLRASGGAALGILLVGLGAAFWLNGQAAHQHGLLALALVAPLGASAVLVFAVPSSPLAQPWSVVGGNTLSALVGIACCKWIPDAGLAAALAVGLSIALMLFMRCLHPPGGASALLMVLIGCERFEFAFSPVLVDSLLMVAAGLVYNNLTGRSWPHLPLPTKAAPTHLQRSDLDAVLARYNQILDISRDDLETLLEQVEALNFQRSVGELRCRDVMTRNPLTVRQETSLREAWALMREHRIKALPVTDRQQHLLGILTVADFMGQIDLDVHDGIAWRLRTLVRPKKAAEVRTVGQIMTRTVRVSSSDRLLLDLVPVFSDNGHRHIPIIDDTQRLVGIITQSDLIRALYRAVRG from the coding sequence ATGCCTAAAACTCCCTCATCCGAGTCGCGCCTGCGTGCTCGTCTGTTCGCCTTTTTGCGTGCCTTCTGGCCCGCGCCTCATGCCATCGACAGCCTTGAACGCCTGCGTGCCAGTGGAGGTGCGGCGCTGGGGATCCTCCTGGTCGGGCTCGGCGCGGCGTTCTGGCTCAATGGTCAGGCCGCCCACCAGCACGGTCTGCTGGCCCTGGCGCTGGTGGCGCCGCTGGGCGCCAGTGCGGTACTGGTGTTCGCCGTGCCGTCCAGCCCGCTGGCCCAGCCGTGGTCGGTGGTGGGCGGCAATACGTTGTCGGCGCTGGTGGGTATTGCCTGTTGCAAATGGATTCCCGACGCCGGCCTGGCGGCGGCGCTGGCGGTGGGGCTGTCGATTGCGCTGATGCTGTTCATGCGCTGCCTGCACCCGCCGGGCGGGGCTTCGGCGCTGCTGATGGTGCTGATCGGTTGCGAGCGCTTCGAGTTCGCGTTCAGCCCGGTGCTGGTGGACTCATTGCTGATGGTGGCCGCCGGGCTGGTCTACAACAACCTGACCGGGCGCAGCTGGCCGCACTTGCCACTGCCGACCAAGGCGGCGCCCACCCACCTGCAGCGCAGTGACCTGGACGCGGTGCTGGCGCGCTACAACCAGATTCTCGATATCAGCCGCGATGATCTGGAAACGCTTCTGGAGCAGGTCGAGGCGCTGAACTTCCAGCGCAGCGTCGGCGAGCTGCGTTGCCGTGACGTGATGACCCGCAACCCGCTGACGGTGCGTCAGGAAACCTCCCTGCGCGAGGCCTGGGCCTTGATGCGTGAGCACCGCATCAAGGCGCTGCCGGTCACCGATCGCCAGCAGCACCTGCTGGGCATCCTCACCGTGGCCGACTTCATGGGCCAGATCGACCTCGACGTACACGATGGCATCGCCTGGCGGCTGCGCACCCTGGTGCGTCCGAAGAAAGCCGCCGAGGTACGTACGGTGGGGCAGATCATGACCCGCACCGTGCGCGTATCGAGCAGCGACCGACTGCTGCTGGACCTGGTGCCGGTGTTCTCGGACAACGGCCACCGGCATATTCCGATCATCGACGACACCCAGCGCCTGGTCGGCATCATCACCCAGTCGGACCTGATCCGCGCCCTGTATCGCGCGGTGCGGGGCTGA
- a CDS encoding NTP/NDP exchange transporter, with product MLNPTPLPSLTRLRRLFDLRPGEERPVLLGLGVFVLLFTGYFMLRPVREVMGVAGGVDNLQWLFSATFVATLSALPMFGWLASRLDRARLLSAVFGFFVANLLGFAAALAVEPDNLWTGRVFYVWLSVFNLLSISLAWSVLADVFSNAQAKRLFALIAGGASLGGLLGPLSGTLLVVYLGHAGLLVLSALLLAGSLACALGLLRWRETKAPDAEAVEQRRQPLGGNPLAGATAVLRTPFLLGIALFVILLASVSTFLYFEQARIVAERFPERITQTQVFGLLDTVVQALAIFTQLFLTGRIASKLGVGLLLTAVPLALTVGFVLLAVAPVFGVFALVMVLRRAGEYALVRPGREMLYSVVGAEQKYKAKNFIDTVVYRGGDALSGWLKRGLDLLGEHPALAMLCGAALSLLWAWVGLRLGRARRQREALPFSPAPRDTGRGSGPTG from the coding sequence TTGCTCAACCCAACACCGCTGCCTTCATTGACCCGCCTTCGCCGGCTCTTCGACCTGCGGCCTGGAGAGGAGCGCCCGGTCCTGCTCGGCCTGGGCGTGTTCGTGCTGCTGTTCACCGGCTACTTCATGCTGCGCCCGGTACGCGAAGTGATGGGCGTGGCGGGTGGCGTCGACAACCTGCAATGGCTGTTCAGCGCTACCTTCGTCGCCACCCTGTCCGCGCTGCCGATGTTTGGTTGGCTGGCTTCGCGGCTCGACCGCGCACGGTTGCTGAGTGCGGTATTCGGCTTTTTCGTCGCCAACCTGCTGGGCTTCGCAGCGGCCCTGGCTGTGGAACCGGACAACCTGTGGACCGGTCGGGTGTTCTACGTGTGGCTGTCGGTGTTCAACCTGCTGAGCATTTCTTTGGCCTGGAGCGTGCTCGCCGATGTGTTCAGCAACGCCCAGGCCAAGCGGCTGTTCGCGCTGATCGCCGGCGGCGCCAGCCTGGGTGGCCTGCTCGGCCCGCTAAGCGGAACGCTGTTGGTGGTGTACCTGGGGCATGCCGGCCTGCTGGTGCTCTCGGCCCTGCTGCTGGCCGGCAGCCTGGCTTGTGCGTTGGGCCTGCTGCGCTGGCGTGAAACCAAGGCTCCCGACGCCGAGGCCGTCGAGCAACGCCGCCAGCCGCTGGGCGGCAACCCACTGGCCGGCGCCACGGCGGTGCTGCGCACGCCTTTTCTGCTGGGCATCGCGCTGTTCGTGATCCTGCTGGCCAGCGTCAGCACCTTCCTGTACTTCGAACAGGCGCGCATCGTCGCCGAGCGCTTTCCCGAGCGCATTACCCAAACCCAGGTGTTCGGCCTGCTGGATACCGTGGTGCAGGCCTTGGCGATCTTCACCCAGCTGTTTCTCACCGGACGTATCGCCAGCAAGCTCGGTGTCGGCCTGCTGCTCACCGCCGTGCCCCTGGCCCTGACCGTCGGTTTCGTGCTGCTGGCCGTGGCGCCGGTGTTCGGCGTGTTCGCCCTGGTGATGGTGCTGCGCCGCGCCGGCGAATACGCGCTGGTGCGCCCTGGTCGCGAGATGCTCTACAGCGTGGTCGGCGCCGAGCAGAAGTACAAGGCCAAGAACTTCATCGACACGGTGGTCTATCGCGGCGGCGATGCGCTCAGCGGCTGGCTCAAGCGTGGTCTGGACCTGCTCGGCGAACACCCGGCACTGGCCATGCTGTGCGGCGCCGCGCTGTCGCTGCTGTGGGCCTGGGTCGGCCTGCGCCTGGGCCGGGCGCGGCGCCAGCGTGAAGCGCTGCCGTTCAGCCCCGCACCGCGCGATACAGGGCGCGGATCAGGTCCGACTGGGTGA
- a CDS encoding HDOD domain-containing protein, translating to MDIEHVFADLQSLPSIPKVAQDLMLQFDNPSSSLESIARNIEKDPVISAKILRLANSARFRGSRDSSSIEDAAMRLGFNTLRTLVMASAVTGAFKAVPNFDLKDFWLKSFEVAGIARLLAKQTGVDAEIAFTCGVMHNIGELLIQTGAPAVAERLNNASRSGASGRAANETLHLGFGYPEVGAELARRWHLPNVIQQAIAFQARPMQAPENAPLPRIIAQAIVVCEALQEHGGATPEAMAAVSGPLFDGIDLDTLFKQLPAVLEADQAFAQLLT from the coding sequence ATGGACATTGAACACGTATTCGCCGATCTGCAAAGCCTGCCCAGCATCCCCAAGGTCGCTCAGGACCTGATGCTGCAATTCGACAACCCTTCTTCGAGCCTGGAGAGCATCGCCCGCAACATCGAAAAGGACCCGGTAATCTCCGCCAAGATCCTGCGCCTGGCCAACTCGGCGCGCTTCAGGGGCTCGCGGGACTCTTCGAGCATCGAAGACGCAGCCATGCGCCTGGGCTTCAACACCCTGCGCACACTGGTGATGGCCTCGGCGGTGACGGGTGCGTTCAAGGCGGTTCCCAACTTCGACCTCAAGGACTTCTGGCTCAAGAGCTTCGAGGTGGCCGGCATTGCCCGGCTGCTGGCCAAACAGACCGGCGTGGATGCGGAAATCGCCTTCACCTGCGGGGTGATGCACAACATCGGTGAACTGCTGATCCAGACCGGCGCCCCTGCAGTGGCCGAACGGCTGAACAACGCCAGTCGCTCCGGCGCCTCGGGCCGTGCGGCCAACGAAACCCTGCACCTGGGCTTCGGCTACCCTGAAGTGGGCGCGGAACTGGCGCGACGCTGGCATCTGCCGAACGTGATCCAGCAGGCCATCGCCTTCCAGGCGCGGCCGATGCAGGCTCCGGAGAATGCCCCGTTGCCGCGCATCATCGCCCAGGCCATCGTCGTCTGCGAGGCGCTGCAGGAGCACGGTGGAGCCACTCCCGAGGCCATGGCGGCGGTGAGCGGCCCGCTGTTCGACGGCATCGACCTGGATACGCTGTTCAAGCAGTTGCCGGCGGTGCTGGAAGCCGACCAGGCATTCGCCCAACTGTTGACCTGA
- a CDS encoding methyl-accepting chemotaxis protein, whose protein sequence is MGQSDEQSHRTESVAAAINELGATAQEIARNAAQTSQKSADASQMAGDGRQVMQESISAMNALSGKISESCAHIEALNGKTANIGQILEVITGISQQTNLLALNAAIEAARAGEAGRGFAVVADEVRNLAHRTQESAQQVQGMIDELQGGAKDAVTTMLASQQHSETSVAITNRAGERLGAVTQHIDEINGMNQSVAAATEEQTAVVESINLDITQINTLNQQGVANLKVTLQACQSLEQQTRRLQQLVGSFRI, encoded by the coding sequence ATGGGCCAGTCGGACGAGCAGTCGCATCGCACCGAAAGCGTGGCGGCAGCCATCAACGAATTGGGCGCCACAGCCCAGGAAATCGCCCGCAACGCCGCGCAGACCTCGCAGAAGTCGGCAGATGCCAGCCAGATGGCGGGCGACGGTCGCCAGGTGATGCAAGAGTCGATCAGCGCCATGAACGCGCTGTCGGGCAAGATCAGCGAATCCTGCGCGCACATCGAGGCGCTCAACGGCAAGACCGCCAACATCGGGCAGATTCTTGAAGTCATCACCGGCATCTCGCAGCAGACCAACCTGCTGGCGCTCAACGCCGCCATCGAGGCTGCACGGGCCGGTGAGGCGGGGCGCGGCTTTGCGGTGGTGGCCGACGAAGTGCGCAATCTGGCGCACCGCACCCAGGAGTCGGCGCAGCAAGTGCAAGGCATGATCGACGAGCTGCAGGGCGGGGCCAAGGATGCGGTGACGACCATGCTCGCCAGCCAGCAGCACAGCGAGACCAGCGTGGCCATCACCAATCGTGCCGGTGAGCGACTGGGCGCGGTAACCCAGCATATCGACGAGATCAACGGCATGAACCAGTCGGTGGCGGCGGCCACCGAAGAGCAGACCGCCGTGGTCGAGTCGATCAACCTGGACATCACCCAGATCAACACCCTTAACCAGCAGGGCGTGGCCAACCTCAAGGTCACCCTTCAGGCCTGCCAGTCGCTGGAGCAGCAGACTCGCCGCCTGCAGCAGCTGGTGGGTTCGTTCAGAATCTGA
- the phnD gene encoding phosphate/phosphite/phosphonate ABC transporter substrate-binding protein: MLHRLGRQLASVVVLVFCLLAVARAQDPVLHFGILSTEACESLRIIWQPLLDDMGQQIGQPVQPVFADGYGELIDGLRQGRIDIAWLGNKAALAAVDGAGAEIFAQTSMDNGLPGYYGLLIVRDDSPIHTVSDLLRLAPQLTFGNGDFNSTSGYLVTGYYLFARQHVDPATAFKRTLNQSHEANALGVASGELDAATFNTDNWDRLALVNPQALARLRVVWKSQMIPSDPILWRTSLPAPLKAKVRSFLLGYGKTEREVQVLKGLQQNRFVASNDDQLLPIRQLLLFKERTDVAASQLSVEQKTARFREIDAQLGRLQDRIKPLEGPR; the protein is encoded by the coding sequence ATGTTGCACCGTCTCGGGCGCCAGCTGGCGTCTGTCGTCGTCCTGGTCTTTTGCCTGTTGGCCGTTGCCCGGGCGCAGGATCCCGTCCTGCATTTCGGCATCCTCTCCACCGAAGCCTGTGAGAGCCTGCGGATCATCTGGCAGCCGTTGCTCGACGACATGGGTCAGCAGATCGGCCAGCCGGTGCAGCCGGTGTTCGCCGACGGCTATGGGGAATTGATCGACGGTCTGCGCCAGGGGCGCATCGACATCGCCTGGCTGGGCAACAAGGCGGCACTGGCAGCGGTGGATGGCGCAGGCGCCGAGATCTTCGCCCAGACCTCCATGGACAACGGCCTGCCGGGCTATTACGGACTGTTGATCGTGCGTGACGACAGCCCGATCCACACCGTCAGCGACCTGCTGCGCCTGGCCCCGCAGCTGACCTTCGGCAACGGTGATTTCAACTCCACTTCGGGTTATCTGGTGACCGGCTACTACCTGTTTGCCCGCCAGCACGTCGACCCGGCCACGGCCTTCAAGCGCACCCTCAACCAGAGCCATGAAGCCAATGCCCTGGGCGTGGCCAGCGGTGAACTGGATGCCGCCACCTTCAACACCGACAACTGGGACCGCCTGGCCTTGGTGAACCCACAGGCGTTGGCGCGCCTGAGGGTGGTCTGGAAGTCACAGATGATTCCTTCCGACCCCATTCTGTGGCGCACATCGCTGCCGGCCCCGCTCAAGGCCAAGGTGCGCAGTTTCCTCCTCGGGTATGGCAAGACCGAGCGGGAAGTGCAGGTGCTCAAGGGGCTGCAACAGAATCGCTTCGTGGCCTCGAACGACGATCAGCTATTGCCGATCCGTCAGTTGCTGTTATTCAAGGAACGCACCGACGTGGCGGCCAGTCAGTTGAGCGTGGAGCAGAAGACCGCGCGCTTCAGAGAGATCGACGCCCAGCTGGGCCGCCTGCAGGACCGTATCAAGCCGCTCGAAGGGCCGCGTTGA
- the phnN gene encoding phosphonate metabolism protein/1,5-bisphosphokinase (PRPP-forming) PhnN → MPGRLIYLIGPSGSGKDSLLDAARDSLAARGCKVVRRVITRSAEAVGEAAEAVSVERFLALQAQGAFALSWQANGLYYGIPAQIDDWLEAGHDVLVNGSRGHLQATRQRYPALLAILLTVDQDVLRQRLLARSRETPAEIEARLARNARFAAELLAEAPYVRLLDNSGALQDSVRQLLAWLEHPATF, encoded by the coding sequence ATGCCTGGCAGGCTGATCTATCTCATCGGACCTTCTGGCTCTGGCAAGGACAGTTTGCTGGACGCCGCACGTGACAGCCTCGCCGCGCGGGGCTGCAAGGTGGTGCGCCGGGTCATTACCCGTTCCGCCGAAGCGGTGGGCGAGGCCGCCGAGGCGGTCAGCGTCGAGCGCTTCCTGGCCCTGCAGGCGCAAGGGGCCTTCGCCCTCAGCTGGCAGGCCAACGGCCTGTACTACGGCATTCCGGCGCAGATCGATGACTGGCTTGAGGCCGGGCATGACGTACTGGTCAACGGGTCGCGTGGCCACTTGCAGGCCACCCGGCAGCGTTATCCGGCGTTGCTGGCGATCCTGCTGACCGTCGATCAGGACGTGCTGCGCCAGCGCCTGCTGGCCCGCAGCCGCGAAACCCCCGCCGAAATCGAGGCACGCCTGGCGCGCAACGCACGCTTTGCCGCCGAGCTGCTGGCCGAGGCGCCCTATGTGCGTCTGCTGGACAATTCCGGCGCCTTGCAGGACAGCGTGCGGCAACTGCTCGCCTGGCTGGAGCACCCCGCGACCTTCTAG
- a CDS encoding AEC family transporter yields MAVIQAILPIFLLIVLGYGLGRRQVIAGENAKALSTLAFKLFMPMVLFTGMLKSPLHDGLDLGVLAAYFVPALLVFILVNALTHRWSGRPVPFGLTASFSNNLLIGIPMVSTLFGPPGLLLLFTVVSVHSLLLFSFHSVYETLTGSARFNVRSLVASLANPIIIGLLAGMAVNLSGLPLPSWAEQLATWLAKAALPCALLVLGANLSSYRLTPSAEALSIAVAKLLVMPVMAWLACHVLSIDGMPRSVLVLMAAGPSGVNVLAFATTLEDSQKTSSAIALTTLFSAVTLPLWMWLAG; encoded by the coding sequence GTGGCCGTCATCCAAGCCATCCTGCCCATCTTTCTACTGATCGTGCTGGGCTATGGCCTGGGCCGCCGCCAGGTCATCGCCGGGGAAAACGCCAAGGCGCTGAGTACCCTGGCGTTCAAGCTGTTCATGCCGATGGTGCTGTTCACCGGCATGCTCAAGTCGCCGCTGCATGACGGCCTGGACCTCGGCGTGCTGGCGGCCTACTTCGTACCGGCGTTGCTGGTGTTCATCCTGGTCAACGCGCTGACCCACCGCTGGAGCGGGCGCCCGGTGCCTTTCGGGCTGACGGCGAGCTTTTCCAACAACCTGCTGATCGGCATCCCCATGGTCAGCACCCTGTTCGGCCCGCCCGGCCTGCTGTTGCTGTTCACCGTGGTCTCGGTGCACAGCCTGCTGCTGTTCAGCTTCCACTCGGTGTACGAAACCCTCACCGGCAGCGCACGCTTCAATGTGCGCAGCCTGGTGGCCAGCCTGGCCAACCCGATCATCATCGGCCTGCTGGCGGGCATGGCGGTGAATCTGTCCGGGTTGCCGCTGCCGTCGTGGGCCGAGCAACTGGCCACCTGGCTGGCCAAGGCAGCCCTGCCCTGCGCCTTGCTGGTGCTCGGCGCCAACCTGTCGAGCTACCGGCTGACACCCAGCGCCGAAGCGCTGAGCATCGCCGTGGCCAAGCTGCTGGTGATGCCGGTCATGGCCTGGCTGGCCTGCCATGTGCTGAGTATCGACGGCATGCCGCGCAGCGTGCTGGTGCTGATGGCCGCCGGCCCCAGCGGCGTGAACGTGCTGGCCTTCGCCACCACCCTGGAAGACAGCCAGAAGACCAGCTCGGCGATTGCCCTGACGACGCTGTTCTCGGCCGTGACCCTGCCACTCTGGATGTGGCTGGCGGGTTAG
- the folE2 gene encoding GTP cyclohydrolase FolE2: MNTYLPDVALTETSAALIPLDWVGMQGIQLPLLMDEPGQKYPLLAQADVQVDLADPSVKGIHMSRLYRLLDGFAEHQPVLPHTLYALLEAMVVSHADCLSSSARLQLRFDLPCRRPALVTAGLSGWKAYPVQVDAVWQGGRLQLDVAVDVTYSSTCPCSAALSRHLLEAAFRRRFVGHSAVDPEQVAVWLREHGSYATPHSQRSVARVQVRLPEQAASLHLMELIDLTEQALGTPVQTSVKRADEQAFARLNGQNLMYVEDAARKIQHALQDRFAASSVSVQHLESLHPHDAVASTSNYLI; encoded by the coding sequence ATGAACACCTACCTTCCCGATGTAGCCCTGACCGAGACCTCCGCAGCCTTGATCCCGCTGGACTGGGTCGGCATGCAGGGCATTCAGTTGCCCTTGCTGATGGATGAGCCGGGGCAGAAATACCCGCTGCTGGCCCAGGCCGATGTGCAGGTCGACCTGGCCGACCCCAGCGTCAAGGGCATTCATATGTCGCGCCTGTACCGGCTGCTCGATGGCTTTGCCGAACACCAGCCGGTGTTGCCGCATACCCTCTATGCGCTGCTGGAGGCGATGGTGGTCAGCCACGCCGATTGCCTGTCCAGCAGCGCACGGCTGCAGTTGCGCTTCGATCTACCATGCCGCCGGCCAGCCCTGGTGACCGCCGGGTTGAGTGGCTGGAAAGCCTACCCGGTGCAAGTCGATGCGGTATGGCAAGGGGGCCGTCTGCAGCTGGATGTGGCGGTGGATGTCACGTACTCGTCCACCTGCCCGTGCTCGGCGGCCTTGTCGCGGCACCTGCTCGAAGCGGCCTTTCGCCGGCGCTTCGTCGGGCACAGTGCCGTGGACCCTGAACAGGTGGCGGTGTGGTTGCGCGAGCACGGTTCGTACGCCACGCCGCACAGCCAGCGCAGCGTGGCACGGGTTCAGGTGCGCCTGCCGGAACAGGCTGCCAGTCTGCACCTGATGGAACTGATCGACCTTACCGAACAGGCCCTGGGCACGCCGGTGCAGACTTCGGTCAAGCGCGCTGACGAACAGGCTTTCGCCCGTCTCAACGGCCAGAACCTGATGTACGTCGAGGATGCGGCACGCAAGATCCAGCACGCCTTGCAGGACCGCTTCGCCGCCTCCAGCGTCAGCGTCCAGCACCTGGAAAGCCTGCATCCCCACGACGCCGTGGCCTCTACCTCCAATTACCTGATCTGA
- a CDS encoding carbonate dehydratase — protein sequence MIRKNPSGHLPVIAESAYIDKTAIICGKVIIQDNVFVGPYAVIRADEVDASGDMQPIVIGANSNIQDGVVIHSKSGAAVTIGQYSSIAHRSIVHGPCEVGYRVFIGFNSVLFNCKVGHGSVIRHNSVVDGRDLPESFYVPSTTRIGPATDLSQFPPVSVSASEFSEDVARTNIDLVRGYKALQNEF from the coding sequence ATGATCCGCAAGAATCCGTCCGGCCATCTGCCGGTCATCGCCGAGTCGGCGTACATCGACAAGACCGCGATCATCTGCGGCAAGGTGATCATCCAGGACAACGTGTTCGTCGGCCCCTATGCGGTGATCCGCGCCGACGAAGTGGACGCCAGTGGCGACATGCAGCCCATCGTCATCGGCGCCAACTCCAACATTCAGGATGGCGTGGTGATCCACTCCAAGTCCGGCGCCGCAGTGACCATCGGCCAGTACAGCTCGATTGCCCATCGCTCCATCGTGCATGGCCCCTGCGAAGTCGGCTACCGGGTATTCATCGGCTTCAACAGCGTGCTGTTCAACTGCAAGGTCGGCCACGGCAGCGTGATTCGCCACAACTCGGTGGTCGATGGTCGCGACCTGCCGGAGAGCTTCTACGTGCCGTCCACCACGCGCATCGGCCCGGCCACCGACCTGAGCCAGTTCCCGCCGGTCAGCGTCTCGGCCTCGGAGTTCTCCGAAGATGTAGCGCGTACCAACATCGACCTGGTGCGCGGCTACAAGGCCCTGCAGAACGAGTTCTAA
- the dksA gene encoding RNA polymerase-binding protein DksA, with product MTEQELLAQPAECYMDDAQQGYFRELLLRQRHELQERIAGEFDDLREYEPVSDLADIGAAEEQRHWQLRVLEREKKLLDKIDAALERLARGEFGWCAETGEAIGLKRLLLRPTASLCIEAKERQELRERHLRDH from the coding sequence ATGACTGAACAGGAACTCCTGGCCCAGCCGGCCGAGTGCTACATGGACGACGCCCAGCAGGGCTACTTCCGCGAACTGCTGCTGCGCCAGCGCCATGAGCTGCAGGAGCGTATCGCCGGGGAATTCGACGACCTGCGCGAGTACGAGCCGGTCAGCGACCTGGCCGATATCGGCGCCGCCGAAGAGCAGCGGCACTGGCAATTGCGTGTGCTGGAGCGTGAAAAGAAGCTGCTCGACAAGATCGACGCCGCGCTCGAACGCCTGGCCCGTGGCGAGTTTGGCTGGTGCGCCGAAACCGGCGAGGCCATCGGCCTCAAGCGCCTTTTGCTGCGGCCCACGGCCAGCCTGTGCATCGAGGCCAAGGAGCGCCAGGAACTGCGCGAGCGACACCTTCGCGACCATTGA